In the Desulfobulbaceae bacterium DB1 genome, one interval contains:
- a CDS encoding MFS transporter, with amino-acid sequence MNRQILIILLLSVFIALLGIGIIVPVMPDFATRLGASGTALGMMVAAFSLTRGFFQPVVGSLSDRWGRKGFLVVGLFIYGLVGLIMPAAGSVGNLIVIRTFHGFGSAMIVPVAMAYVSEMAPAGEEGRYMGLLNIAIFTGIGGGPMLGGFFADLWGMASAFYAMAGLSFLAFALVLLRMPVMAETGKKVGPQLGIFRGMYQVLASRRASGILLTRMATMIIMVPSMAFLPLLMHQRFPATGIMIGLVIAGRTLTNAVLQTPFGRLADRRDKVVLLMIGCLIVSLIIVLVPLAVDFRHYLGLFVVLGAGEAMLWPALGALATEEGRIFGHGTMMGVFNLSMSAGIFLGSLGTGWVMDLFGLSWAFYSAGAAVLILGLAGVAMIRAAPPTPAPQPSSR; translated from the coding sequence ATGAACCGTCAGATTCTGATAATTCTGCTGCTTTCGGTCTTCATCGCCCTGCTCGGGATCGGGATCATTGTCCCGGTGATGCCCGACTTCGCTACGCGGCTCGGGGCCAGCGGCACCGCCCTGGGGATGATGGTCGCCGCCTTTTCTCTGACCCGGGGTTTTTTTCAGCCGGTGGTCGGCTCCCTTTCCGACCGCTGGGGCCGCAAGGGCTTTCTGGTCGTCGGTCTCTTCATTTACGGTTTGGTGGGGCTGATCATGCCGGCGGCAGGTTCGGTGGGAAACCTGATCGTCATCCGTACCTTTCACGGTTTCGGCTCGGCGATGATCGTGCCGGTGGCCATGGCCTATGTCAGTGAAATGGCGCCGGCGGGCGAGGAAGGCCGCTATATGGGGTTGCTCAACATCGCCATCTTCACCGGTATCGGCGGCGGCCCGATGCTGGGCGGATTTTTTGCCGATCTCTGGGGGATGGCCTCCGCCTTTTACGCCATGGCCGGTTTGAGCTTTCTGGCCTTTGCCCTGGTCCTTCTGCGGATGCCGGTCATGGCCGAGACCGGCAAGAAGGTCGGGCCGCAACTCGGGATTTTCCGGGGAATGTACCAGGTCCTGGCCAGCCGCCGGGCCAGTGGCATCCTGCTGACCCGGATGGCAACGATGATCATCATGGTTCCGTCCATGGCCTTTCTGCCGCTTCTCATGCATCAGCGTTTTCCAGCCACCGGCATCATGATCGGTCTGGTTATCGCCGGCCGGACCCTGACCAACGCCGTCTTGCAGACCCCCTTCGGCCGCCTGGCCGACCGGCGGGACAAGGTCGTCCTCCTGATGATCGGCTGCCTGATCGTCAGCCTGATTATCGTTCTGGTGCCCCTGGCCGTCGATTTTCGCCACTATCTGGGGTTGTTCGTCGTGCTGGGAGCGGGCGAGGCCATGCTCTGGCCGGCGCTGGGGGCCTTGGCCACCGAGGAGGGCAGGATCTTCGGGCATGGGACCATGATGGGAGTGTTCAATCTTTCGATGAGCGCCGGCATCTTTCTCGGCTCGCTCGGAACCGGCTGGGTGATGGACTTGTTCGGTCTGTCCTGGGCCTTTTACAGTGCCGGGGCGGCGGTCCTGATCCTGGGTCTGGCGGGGGTGGCAA